A genome region from Thermomonospora amylolytica includes the following:
- a CDS encoding ABC transporter ATP-binding protein, whose product MSAQILPVATPRQVRAYARRLALRHPRALAGALALHALAAAAGLIVPRLLGDLVEDVSDGRAAADGVALAIAVFLVAQGVLQRQAYYASTRLGERVLAELREEFVERVLALPLSVVERAGTGDLVSRTSRDVGSLANVVRFAVPDTLISLVIIAFTAGAVILVGPLLVLPGLVAVPLYWLVTRWYLARARDGYLRENEAWATLTDGLAETVVGARTIEAFGLQERRHRRVDADIAASWACERYTLRLRTVFFPGVTLLFGLQVSLTLLAGGIFHVHGWASLAQVTAAVLYVQQLAGPLERVLSRLDELQLGGAALARLLGVGDVPPDRAPSAGGAPEISGEPALEARDVRYAYRTGRDVLHGVDLALRPGERLAVVGPSGAGKSTLGRLLAGVHGPRTGAVTVGADGAAGHRVPLTDLPLDELRGHVALVTQEQHVFRGTLRDNLVMARPDATDDQVRAALEAVDWDGPDLDAVVGSGGHALSPAQAQQLALARLVLADPHTLVLDEATSLLDPRAARRLERSLAAVLHGRTVVAIAHRLHTAHDADRVAVVENGRITELGSHHDLIRAGGPYAALWRSWHGTSDG is encoded by the coding sequence ATGAGCGCACAGATCCTGCCGGTGGCCACGCCCCGCCAGGTGCGCGCGTACGCGCGGCGGCTGGCGCTGCGGCATCCCCGCGCGCTGGCCGGGGCGCTGGCGCTGCACGCCCTGGCGGCGGCGGCCGGGCTGATCGTGCCGCGCCTGCTGGGCGACCTGGTGGAGGACGTGTCCGACGGGCGCGCCGCCGCCGACGGGGTGGCCCTGGCCATCGCGGTGTTCCTGGTCGCCCAGGGGGTGCTCCAGCGGCAGGCGTACTACGCCTCGACCCGGCTCGGCGAGCGGGTGCTGGCCGAGCTGCGCGAGGAGTTCGTGGAGCGGGTGCTGGCGCTGCCGCTGTCGGTGGTGGAGCGCGCGGGCACCGGCGACCTGGTCAGCCGTACCTCCCGGGACGTGGGGAGCCTGGCCAACGTGGTCCGCTTCGCGGTGCCGGACACGCTGATCTCGCTGGTGATCATCGCGTTCACGGCCGGCGCGGTGATCCTGGTGGGGCCGCTGCTGGTGCTGCCGGGCCTGGTCGCGGTGCCGCTGTACTGGCTGGTGACCCGCTGGTACCTGGCCCGCGCCCGGGACGGCTACCTGCGGGAGAACGAGGCCTGGGCGACCCTCACCGACGGGCTCGCCGAGACGGTCGTCGGCGCCCGCACCATCGAGGCGTTCGGCCTGCAGGAGCGGCGGCACCGGCGGGTCGACGCCGACATCGCCGCCAGCTGGGCCTGCGAGCGGTACACCCTGCGCCTGCGCACGGTGTTCTTCCCCGGCGTCACCCTGCTGTTCGGCCTGCAGGTGAGCCTGACCCTGCTGGCTGGCGGGATCTTCCACGTCCACGGCTGGGCGTCGCTGGCGCAGGTCACCGCCGCCGTCCTGTACGTCCAGCAGCTCGCCGGGCCGCTGGAGCGGGTGCTGAGCCGGCTGGACGAGCTCCAGCTCGGCGGCGCCGCCCTGGCCCGGCTGCTGGGCGTCGGCGACGTGCCGCCGGACCGCGCCCCCTCGGCGGGCGGCGCGCCCGAGATCTCCGGGGAGCCCGCGCTGGAGGCCCGTGACGTCCGGTACGCGTACCGCACCGGCCGGGACGTCCTGCACGGCGTCGACCTGGCGCTGCGGCCGGGGGAGCGGCTGGCGGTCGTCGGCCCCAGCGGCGCCGGCAAGTCCACCCTCGGCAGGCTGCTGGCCGGCGTCCACGGCCCCCGCACCGGCGCGGTCACGGTCGGCGCCGACGGTGCTGCCGGGCACCGGGTGCCGCTGACCGACCTGCCGCTGGACGAGCTGCGCGGCCACGTCGCCCTGGTCACCCAGGAGCAGCACGTCTTCCGCGGCACGCTGCGCGACAACCTGGTGATGGCCCGTCCCGACGCCACCGACGACCAGGTCCGCGCCGCGCTGGAGGCCGTCGACTGGGACGGCCCGGACCTGGACGCCGTGGTCGGCTCCGGCGGCCACGCCCTGTCCCCGGCCCAGGCCCAGCAGCTCGCCCTGGCCCGCCTGGTGCTGGCCGACCCGCACACCCTGGTCCTGGACGAGGCCACCTCCCTGCTGGACCCGCGGGCCGCCCGCAGGCTGGAACGCTCGCTGGCGGCCGTCCTGCACGGCCGTACCGTGGTCGCCATCGCGCACCGCCTGCACACCGCCCACGACGCCGACCGCGTCGCGGTGGTCGAGAACGGCCGCATCACCGAACTCGGCTCCCACCACGACCTCATCAGGGCCGGTGGCCCCTATGCCGCGCTGTGGAGGTCCTGGCACGGCACGAGCGACGGGTGA
- a CDS encoding S9 family peptidase, producing the protein MTISFPRQSARTRRFTLGVPRGFQIAPDGSLLAFLRTRSGTDPVTCLWTLDLATGTERPVADPAELPVPGEENLPPEERARRERAREQAGGIVGFAADRELRTAAFALGGQLFLADLREGAVRALPAATPVFDPRPDPSGRRVAYVSGRTLRVIDVDGGGDRALVRPESDQVSYGLAEFIAAEEMGRMRGYWWSPDGASLLVARVDETPVTRWHIADPANPDRPATEVAYPAAGTPNAYVALYLISVEGDRRPVVWDRSEFPYLVTAVWDRHGPLVVVQSRDQRVMRVLAVDPAGGDTSVLHVSHDPVWLEIVPGVPARTGDGALVWTVEDAETDTRRLTVGGEPVTPAGLQVRSVLGVEGDSVLFTASEEPTEVHVWSYAPGELTRLSEGRGVFGGVRSGKVTVLTASRLDRDGVEVRVTAPGGSHEIASRAETPVITPSVHLLNAGERQVRTAMLLPAGWKPEDGRLPVLMDPYGGPHAQRVLAVRRAYNEAQWLADQGFAVVIADGRGTPARGVRWERAIHGDFAGPVLEDQITALEEASRRFPDALDTGRVGIRGWSFGGWLAALAVLRRPDVFHAAVAGAPVTDWRLYDTHYTERYLGHPDEEPENYVRNSLIEDAPRLERPLMLIHGLADDNVVAAHTLRLSSALLAAGRPHTVLPLSGVTHMTPQEVVAENLLHLQVDFLKTHLG; encoded by the coding sequence ATGACCATCAGCTTCCCACGGCAGAGTGCCCGTACCCGCCGGTTCACCCTGGGCGTCCCGCGCGGCTTCCAGATCGCGCCCGACGGCTCCCTCCTGGCGTTCCTGCGCACCAGGTCGGGCACCGACCCGGTCACCTGCCTGTGGACGCTGGACCTGGCCACCGGGACCGAACGGCCGGTCGCCGACCCCGCGGAGCTGCCCGTTCCGGGTGAGGAGAATCTCCCCCCGGAGGAACGCGCCCGCCGCGAACGGGCCCGCGAGCAGGCCGGCGGGATCGTCGGGTTCGCCGCCGACCGGGAGCTGCGGACGGCGGCGTTCGCGCTGGGCGGGCAGCTGTTCCTGGCCGACCTGCGGGAGGGCGCGGTGCGGGCGCTGCCCGCCGCGACCCCGGTGTTCGACCCGCGGCCGGACCCGTCCGGGCGGCGGGTGGCGTACGTGTCCGGCCGGACGCTGCGGGTCATCGACGTGGACGGCGGCGGCGACCGGGCGCTGGTGCGGCCGGAGAGCGACCAGGTCTCCTACGGGCTCGCCGAGTTCATCGCGGCCGAGGAGATGGGCCGGATGCGCGGCTACTGGTGGTCGCCGGACGGGGCGTCGCTGCTGGTGGCGCGGGTGGACGAGACCCCGGTGACGCGCTGGCACATCGCCGACCCCGCCAACCCCGACCGCCCGGCGACCGAGGTCGCCTACCCGGCGGCGGGCACCCCGAACGCGTACGTGGCGCTGTACCTGATCTCGGTGGAGGGCGACCGCAGGCCGGTGGTGTGGGACCGCTCGGAGTTCCCGTACCTGGTCACCGCCGTGTGGGACCGGCACGGCCCGCTGGTCGTGGTGCAGTCGCGGGACCAGCGGGTGATGCGGGTGCTGGCGGTGGACCCGGCCGGCGGCGACACCTCCGTGCTGCACGTCTCGCACGACCCGGTCTGGCTGGAGATCGTTCCCGGGGTGCCGGCCCGCACCGGTGACGGCGCGCTGGTGTGGACGGTCGAGGACGCCGAGACCGACACCCGGCGGCTGACCGTGGGCGGCGAGCCGGTCACCCCGGCGGGCCTGCAGGTGCGCTCGGTGCTGGGCGTGGAGGGCGACTCGGTGCTGTTCACCGCCTCCGAGGAGCCGACCGAGGTCCACGTGTGGTCGTACGCGCCGGGCGAGCTGACCCGGCTGAGCGAGGGGCGGGGGGTCTTCGGCGGGGTCCGTTCGGGCAAGGTCACGGTGCTGACCGCCTCCCGGCTCGACCGCGACGGCGTCGAGGTGCGGGTGACGGCGCCGGGCGGCTCGCACGAGATCGCCTCCCGCGCGGAGACCCCGGTGATCACCCCGTCGGTGCACCTGCTGAACGCCGGGGAACGGCAGGTCCGCACCGCGATGCTGCTGCCGGCCGGATGGAAGCCGGAGGACGGGCGGCTGCCGGTGCTGATGGACCCGTACGGCGGGCCGCACGCCCAGCGGGTGCTGGCGGTGCGCCGCGCCTACAACGAGGCCCAGTGGCTGGCCGACCAGGGCTTCGCGGTCGTCATCGCCGACGGGCGGGGCACCCCGGCGCGGGGCGTGCGCTGGGAGCGCGCGATCCACGGCGACTTCGCCGGCCCGGTGCTGGAGGACCAGATCACCGCGCTGGAGGAGGCCTCCCGCCGGTTCCCCGACGCCCTGGACACCGGCCGGGTGGGGATCCGCGGCTGGTCGTTCGGCGGCTGGCTGGCGGCCCTGGCGGTGCTGCGCCGCCCGGACGTGTTCCACGCGGCCGTGGCGGGCGCCCCGGTGACCGACTGGCGGCTGTACGACACCCACTACACCGAGCGCTACCTGGGCCACCCCGACGAGGAGCCGGAGAACTACGTCCGCAACTCCCTCATCGAGGACGCGCCCCGGCTGGAACGCCCGCTGATGCTCATCCACGGCCTCGCCGACGACAACGTGGTGGCCGCCCACACCCTCCGCCTGTCGTCGGCCCTGCTGGCGGCCGGACGCCCGCACACCGTCCTGCCGCTGTCGGGGGTCACCCACATGACCCCCCAGGAGGTCGTGGCGGAGAACCTGCTCCACCTGCAGGTCGACTTCCTCAAGACCCACCTCGGGTAA
- a CDS encoding serine/threonine-protein kinase has product MPELQPGDPRRLGTYEIVERLGEGGQGVVYLGLTADGTKVAIKLLRADLTEDETARARFVREVQAAKQVARFCTAQVLEADVAGDRPYIVSEFVPGKSLQKLVTEEGPRAGAALDRLAIGTMTALVAIHQAGIVHRDFKPHNVLMAPDGPRVIDFGIARALDPGSAASTKAIGTPAYMAPEQVMGSALTEAVDVFSWGSTMVFAATGRPPFGQDTIPAVINRLLNEEPDLTGVPDDLAGLIRECLNKDPQARPTAQALMMRLIGGGGPVAGAVPPAPPAADATRVDEPGANEATRIAGPEMAAAMGAGAVAAGGELPTEVLAEGQQLAGQDTHPRGRYAAVSEGTLPGVPGYPQPPGRSGDGRSRGPVIATIAAVAGVLLLIGGLVYAARGDDPPGAPTPSPTVSSTVEEEQPQLPPQEPEETQEPTYTEPAPEPTGGQTAPPTGDPTVTAPPTTVPTSPPSGGGDGGGDTGGGDTGGDGGGDTGGTGGSGGGTGGGGSEGTSRHVVPAP; this is encoded by the coding sequence ATGCCGGAGCTGCAGCCGGGTGATCCGCGGCGGCTGGGTACCTACGAGATCGTCGAGCGTCTCGGCGAAGGCGGCCAGGGCGTGGTCTACCTCGGCCTGACGGCCGACGGGACCAAGGTCGCCATCAAACTGCTGCGGGCCGACCTGACCGAGGACGAGACCGCCCGCGCCCGGTTCGTGCGCGAGGTCCAGGCGGCCAAGCAGGTCGCCCGGTTCTGCACCGCCCAGGTGCTGGAGGCGGACGTGGCCGGGGACCGGCCGTACATCGTCAGCGAGTTCGTGCCGGGCAAGTCGCTGCAGAAGCTGGTCACCGAGGAGGGCCCGCGGGCCGGCGCCGCCCTGGACCGGCTGGCCATCGGCACCATGACCGCGCTGGTGGCGATCCACCAGGCGGGGATCGTGCACCGCGACTTCAAGCCGCACAACGTGCTGATGGCGCCGGACGGCCCCCGGGTGATCGACTTCGGCATCGCGCGCGCCCTGGACCCGGGCTCGGCGGCCAGCACCAAGGCCATCGGCACCCCCGCCTACATGGCGCCCGAGCAGGTGATGGGCTCGGCGCTGACCGAGGCGGTGGACGTGTTCTCGTGGGGCTCGACGATGGTGTTCGCGGCGACCGGGCGGCCCCCGTTCGGCCAGGACACCATCCCCGCGGTGATCAACCGGCTGCTGAACGAGGAGCCGGACCTGACCGGGGTGCCGGACGACCTGGCCGGGCTGATCCGCGAGTGCCTGAACAAGGACCCGCAGGCGCGGCCCACCGCGCAGGCGCTGATGATGCGGCTGATCGGTGGGGGAGGCCCGGTGGCGGGCGCGGTGCCCCCCGCTCCTCCGGCCGCCGACGCGACCCGCGTCGACGAGCCGGGGGCGAACGAGGCCACCCGGATCGCCGGCCCCGAGATGGCCGCCGCGATGGGCGCGGGCGCGGTCGCCGCGGGCGGCGAGCTGCCCACCGAGGTGCTGGCCGAGGGGCAGCAGCTGGCCGGGCAGGACACCCACCCCAGGGGCCGGTACGCCGCGGTGAGCGAGGGCACGCTGCCCGGCGTCCCCGGCTACCCGCAGCCGCCGGGCCGTTCCGGCGACGGCAGGTCCAGGGGCCCGGTCATCGCCACGATCGCGGCGGTCGCGGGCGTGCTGCTGCTGATCGGCGGCCTGGTGTACGCGGCGCGCGGCGACGACCCGCCCGGCGCGCCCACCCCGTCGCCGACCGTCTCCAGCACCGTCGAGGAGGAGCAGCCGCAGCTCCCGCCGCAGGAGCCGGAGGAGACGCAGGAGCCCACCTACACCGAGCCGGCGCCCGAGCCCACCGGCGGGCAGACCGCGCCGCCCACCGGCGACCCGACCGTCACGGCCCCGCCGACCACCGTGCCGACCAGCCCGCCGTCCGGCGGGGGCGACGGCGGCGGCGACACCGGCGGCGGGGACACCGGCGGTGACGGCGGGGGCGACACCGGCGGCACCGGCGGGAGCGGCGGCGGCACCGGCGGCGGTGGCAGCGAAGGGACCAGCCGACATGTCGTTCCGGCGCCCTGA
- the mshB gene encoding N-acetyl-1-D-myo-inositol-2-amino-2-deoxy-alpha-D-glucopyranoside deacetylase: protein MSETERRILFVHAHPDDESIGTGATMAKYAAEGAHVCLVTCTLGEEGEIIPDELRHLASDKEDRLGEFRIGELAEACSALGVTDQRFLGGPGRWRDSGMMGAPSNDHPRCFWRADVDEAAAELVPVIREVRPQVIVTYDEHGHYGHPDHIQAHRVTLRARELAADPAHGRGEPWRAAKLYATATPRTVLARSIALMRESRHPFKRVTSIDQLGYGVPDDQVTTVVDARAHLPAKLAALRAHRTQITVAAEDVGPFFALSNNIGQQAFGAEYYTLLDGPGGPRAADGRESGLFAGLPGLE, encoded by the coding sequence ATGAGCGAGACGGAGCGGCGGATTCTGTTCGTCCACGCCCACCCGGACGACGAGTCGATCGGCACCGGCGCCACCATGGCCAAGTACGCCGCGGAGGGCGCGCACGTCTGCCTGGTCACCTGCACGCTCGGCGAGGAGGGCGAGATCATCCCCGACGAGCTGCGCCATCTGGCCTCCGACAAGGAGGACCGGCTGGGCGAGTTCCGGATCGGGGAGCTGGCGGAGGCGTGCTCCGCGCTGGGGGTGACCGACCAGCGCTTCCTCGGCGGCCCGGGCCGGTGGCGCGACTCCGGCATGATGGGCGCCCCGTCCAACGACCATCCCCGCTGCTTCTGGCGGGCCGACGTGGACGAGGCCGCCGCCGAGCTGGTCCCGGTCATCCGCGAGGTGCGTCCGCAGGTGATCGTCACCTACGACGAGCACGGCCACTACGGGCATCCCGACCACATCCAGGCGCACCGGGTGACGCTGCGGGCCCGTGAGCTGGCCGCCGACCCGGCGCACGGCCGGGGCGAACCGTGGCGGGCCGCCAAGCTCTACGCCACCGCCACGCCCCGCACGGTGCTGGCCCGGTCGATCGCGCTGATGCGCGAGTCCCGGCACCCGTTCAAGCGGGTCACCAGCATCGACCAGCTCGGCTACGGGGTGCCCGACGACCAGGTGACCACGGTGGTGGACGCCCGCGCCCACCTGCCGGCCAAGCTGGCGGCGCTGCGCGCGCACCGCACCCAGATCACCGTGGCGGCCGAGGACGTGGGACCGTTCTTCGCGCTGTCCAACAACATCGGCCAGCAGGCGTTCGGCGCCGAGTACTACACGCTGCTGGACGGGCCGGGCGGGCCGAGGGCGGCCGACGGGCGGGAGAGCGGCCTGTTCGCCGGGCTGCCCGGGCTGGAATGA
- a CDS encoding DUF6113 family protein, whose product MDEKPNGGVPLTKDDGVPAPPPAPASGREAAVVAGAAYGVLALLGVLLGVVGSLHYGWSAGTVPVAALALVAVNFAVCRLAGWGMGGKLGAATPWTTWMAVVILASAERSEGDLLIAGDLAGYVFLVGGMVSGGLAVAVTRSAAPAGSWLVGPGLRGRG is encoded by the coding sequence GTGGACGAGAAGCCGAACGGCGGGGTGCCGCTGACCAAGGACGACGGTGTGCCGGCACCGCCCCCGGCGCCGGCGTCCGGGCGGGAGGCGGCGGTCGTCGCCGGCGCGGCCTACGGGGTGCTGGCGCTGCTGGGCGTGCTGCTCGGCGTCGTCGGCTCCCTGCACTACGGCTGGTCCGCCGGGACGGTCCCGGTCGCGGCGCTCGCGCTGGTCGCGGTGAACTTCGCGGTCTGCCGACTGGCGGGCTGGGGGATGGGCGGCAAGCTGGGCGCGGCGACGCCGTGGACGACCTGGATGGCGGTGGTGATCCTGGCGTCCGCGGAACGTTCCGAGGGCGACCTGCTCATCGCCGGCGACCTAGCGGGCTACGTGTTCCTGGTCGGGGGGATGGTGAGCGGCGGGCTGGCCGTCGCGGTCACCCGGTCCGCCGCCCCCGCCGGATCCTGGCTGGTGGGGCCGGGACTGCGCGGCCGGGGCTGA
- a CDS encoding flavin reductase family protein has protein sequence MNDNALPPPVDTAEFRRVVGRFATGVTIVSTVADGVDHAMTVNAFTSVSLDPLLVLFCAEKVARFHDAVLRSGQWAVSVLPEGAQDLSTWFATRGRPLDDGRLGEHPFKRGPQTGAPILTEAVASLECRTHAVHEGGDHSIVVGEVLAVDTPDPGARPLLFFEGRYRGLA, from the coding sequence GTGAACGACAATGCCCTCCCCCCACCGGTGGACACCGCCGAGTTCCGCCGGGTGGTCGGCCGGTTCGCCACCGGCGTGACCATCGTCTCGACCGTCGCCGACGGGGTCGACCACGCCATGACGGTCAACGCCTTCACCTCGGTGTCGCTGGACCCGCTGCTGGTGCTGTTCTGCGCCGAGAAGGTCGCGCGCTTCCACGACGCCGTGCTGCGTTCGGGACAGTGGGCGGTGTCGGTGCTGCCGGAGGGCGCACAGGACCTGTCCACCTGGTTCGCCACGCGCGGCCGGCCGCTGGACGACGGGCGGCTCGGCGAGCACCCGTTCAAGCGCGGCCCGCAGACCGGGGCGCCGATCCTCACCGAGGCGGTCGCGTCGCTGGAGTGCCGCACCCACGCCGTGCACGAGGGCGGCGACCACAGCATCGTCGTCGGCGAGGTGCTGGCCGTGGACACGCCGGACCCCGGCGCCCGGCCGCTGCTGTTCTTCGAGGGCCGGTACCGGGGTCTGGCGTAG
- the rocD gene encoding ornithine--oxo-acid transaminase, whose product MVTRTQALRALSEEHSAHNYHPLPIVIAEAEGAWVTDVEGRRYLDMLAAYSAVNFGHRNPRLIAAAQRQLERVTLVSRAFDHDQFGPFVKELAELAGKDMVLPMNSGAEAVETALKAARKWGYEVKGVPADEANIITFEGNFHGRTTTIISFSTDPDARNSYGPYTPGFRTVPYGDVDALKAAMDEATVGVLIEPIQGEAGVNVPPSGFLTAVRELCSAGGALMIADEIQSGLGRTGTTFAVEHENVVPDMYLLGKALGGGILPVSAVVADADVLGVFRPGQHGSTFGGNPLACAVAREVIAMLRTGEYQERSRVLGAHMHERLGALPGDAVREVRGRGLWAGVELNGKARPVSERLMELGVLAKETHETTLRLAPPLVVEKDDLDWALDQLEIALRD is encoded by the coding sequence ATCGTGACGCGTACCCAAGCGCTGCGTGCGCTGTCGGAGGAGCACAGCGCCCATAACTACCACCCGCTGCCGATCGTGATCGCGGAGGCCGAGGGCGCCTGGGTGACCGATGTGGAGGGCCGCCGCTACCTGGACATGCTGGCCGCGTACTCGGCGGTCAACTTCGGGCACCGCAACCCGCGGCTGATCGCCGCCGCGCAGCGCCAGCTGGAGCGGGTGACGCTGGTCAGCCGGGCGTTCGACCACGACCAGTTCGGGCCGTTCGTCAAGGAGCTGGCCGAGCTGGCCGGCAAGGACATGGTGCTGCCGATGAACAGCGGCGCCGAGGCCGTGGAGACCGCGCTCAAGGCCGCCCGCAAGTGGGGGTACGAGGTCAAGGGCGTGCCCGCCGACGAGGCCAACATCATCACCTTCGAGGGCAACTTCCACGGCCGGACCACCACGATCATCAGCTTCTCCACCGACCCGGACGCCCGGAACTCCTACGGCCCCTACACCCCCGGCTTCCGCACCGTCCCGTACGGGGACGTCGACGCCCTCAAGGCGGCGATGGACGAGGCCACGGTCGGGGTGCTGATCGAGCCGATCCAGGGCGAGGCGGGCGTGAACGTGCCGCCCAGCGGGTTCCTCACCGCGGTGCGGGAACTGTGCAGCGCGGGCGGGGCGCTGATGATCGCCGACGAGATCCAGTCGGGGCTGGGCCGCACCGGCACCACGTTCGCGGTCGAGCACGAGAACGTCGTCCCCGACATGTACCTGCTGGGCAAGGCGCTCGGCGGCGGGATCCTGCCGGTGTCGGCGGTGGTCGCCGACGCCGACGTGCTGGGGGTGTTCCGGCCCGGCCAGCACGGCTCCACGTTCGGCGGCAACCCGCTGGCCTGCGCGGTGGCCCGCGAGGTGATCGCGATGCTGCGGACCGGCGAGTACCAGGAGCGGTCCCGGGTGCTGGGCGCGCACATGCACGAGCGGCTCGGCGCGCTGCCCGGCGACGCGGTCCGCGAGGTGCGCGGGCGCGGGCTGTGGGCCGGGGTGGAGCTGAACGGCAAGGCCCGCCCGGTCAGCGAACGGCTGATGGAGCTGGGCGTGCTGGCCAAGGAGACCCACGAGACGACGCTGCGGCTGGCCCCTCCGCTGGTGGTCGAGAAGGACGACCTGGACTGGGCGCTGGACCAGCTGGAGATCGCGCTGCGCGACTGA
- a CDS encoding Lrp/AsnC family transcriptional regulator, with the protein MRLDELDRRIVAHLLENARASFAQIGDAIGLSAPAVKRRVDRLREEGVITGFAAVVDPAALGWTTEAFIEIFYDGARSPEETYESVRKHPEVIAAYTVTGEADALIHLRARDIAHLEETLERLRREPNIAQTKTSIVLSRLIGRPTDGPDT; encoded by the coding sequence TTGCGTCTTGACGAGCTTGACCGCCGGATCGTTGCACATCTGCTGGAGAACGCCCGGGCGTCGTTCGCCCAGATCGGCGACGCGATCGGGCTGTCGGCGCCCGCCGTCAAACGCCGGGTCGACCGGCTGCGCGAGGAGGGCGTCATCACCGGCTTCGCTGCGGTGGTCGACCCGGCCGCGCTGGGCTGGACCACCGAGGCGTTCATCGAGATCTTCTACGACGGCGCCCGGTCACCGGAGGAGACCTACGAGAGCGTCCGCAAGCATCCCGAGGTCATCGCCGCCTACACCGTCACCGGCGAGGCCGACGCCCTCATCCACCTGCGCGCCCGCGACATCGCCCACCTGGAGGAGACCCTGGAGCGCCTGCGCCGCGAGCCCAACATCGCGCAGACCAAGACCTCCATCGTCCTGTCCCGCCTGATCGGCCGCCCCACCGACGGCCCCGACACCTGA
- a CDS encoding serine/threonine-protein kinase encodes MRPNDVFEPLAPDDPAQLGGYRVLARIGAGGMGRVYLAATQSGRRLAIKVVRPEFADDPEFRRRFRQEVTAAQRVQSLYTAPVIDADLDGPRPWMATAYVPGPSLAAVVAGNGPLAPQTVRPLAAGVAEALEAIHRAGIIHRDLKPSNVLLAEDGPRVIDFGIARAADATPLTRTGVRIGTPHFMAPEQALGRPSTPAVDVFALGVLVFFAATGRSPFGEGPDPAVLYRIAREEPDLTGCPDDLRPLIERCLRKDPAARPALRELMDELNPGGAAPEPGWLPSEVTRLLAPFSAAPPPPTGAFAGPPGTPPTAPVHPVPGTPPGGHGMRSGLLVAAGAGIAALLLVPALAFVAMSGDSAPEDPGKVDASASAPAAAPRPGANGGGDDGTQPSPPPSPRPQPTGEPVHLADLTPRGDSLLVGRWSTLGKAYPESLGVAAGCNGENAPETVFDLGGPHRLFVADIGVDDGATGSDRDKEVRFVVYVDRNQDGRADEDEEVGVGAARHRLPGHIEADLGGADSVILYMETADICLPKAGAFWGTPRVYK; translated from the coding sequence TTGAGGCCGAACGACGTGTTCGAACCGCTGGCCCCCGACGACCCCGCCCAGCTCGGCGGGTACCGGGTCCTGGCGCGGATCGGGGCGGGCGGGATGGGCCGGGTGTACCTGGCCGCCACCCAGAGCGGGCGCCGGCTCGCGATCAAGGTGGTGCGGCCCGAGTTCGCCGACGATCCGGAGTTCCGGCGCCGGTTCCGCCAGGAGGTCACCGCCGCGCAGCGGGTGCAGAGCCTGTACACCGCGCCCGTCATCGACGCCGACCTCGACGGGCCCCGGCCGTGGATGGCCACTGCCTACGTGCCCGGGCCGTCGCTGGCCGCGGTCGTCGCCGGGAACGGGCCGCTGGCGCCGCAGACGGTGCGGCCGCTGGCCGCCGGGGTGGCCGAGGCGCTGGAGGCGATCCACCGCGCCGGGATCATCCACCGCGACCTCAAGCCGTCCAACGTGCTGCTCGCCGAGGACGGCCCGCGAGTGATCGACTTCGGGATCGCCCGCGCCGCCGACGCCACCCCGCTGACCCGCACCGGGGTACGGATCGGCACCCCGCACTTCATGGCGCCCGAGCAGGCCCTGGGCAGGCCCTCCACCCCGGCCGTGGACGTGTTCGCGCTGGGGGTGCTGGTGTTCTTCGCCGCGACCGGCCGGTCCCCGTTCGGCGAGGGGCCGGACCCGGCGGTGCTGTACCGCATCGCCCGGGAGGAGCCCGACCTGACCGGCTGCCCGGACGACCTGCGCCCGCTGATCGAACGCTGCCTGCGCAAGGACCCGGCGGCCCGGCCCGCGCTGCGCGAGCTGATGGACGAGCTCAACCCGGGCGGCGCCGCCCCGGAGCCCGGCTGGCTGCCGTCCGAGGTGACGCGGCTGCTGGCCCCCTTCTCCGCCGCCCCTCCCCCGCCGACCGGCGCGTTCGCGGGACCGCCCGGCACGCCCCCGACGGCTCCGGTGCATCCCGTCCCGGGGACGCCGCCGGGCGGCCACGGCATGAGGTCGGGACTGCTGGTGGCGGCCGGCGCCGGGATCGCGGCGCTGCTGCTGGTGCCGGCGCTGGCCTTCGTCGCCATGTCCGGCGACTCCGCTCCGGAGGATCCGGGGAAGGTCGACGCGAGCGCCTCCGCTCCCGCCGCGGCTCCGCGGCCGGGCGCGAACGGGGGCGGGGACGACGGGACCCAGCCGTCTCCCCCGCCGTCCCCGCGTCCACAGCCGACGGGGGAACCCGTTCACCTGGCCGATCTGACGCCGCGCGGAGACTCGCTGCTCGTCGGCAGGTGGTCGACGCTCGGCAAGGCCTACCCGGAGAGCCTCGGCGTCGCCGCCGGATGCAACGGCGAGAACGCCCCGGAGACGGTCTTCGACCTGGGAGGACCGCACCGGCTGTTCGTCGCCGACATCGGCGTGGACGACGGCGCGACCGGATCGGACCGTGATAAGGAGGTCCGCTTCGTGGTGTACGTCGACCGCAACCAGGACGGAAGGGCGGACGAGGACGAAGAGGTCGGTGTCGGGGCCGCCCGGCACCGTCTCCCCGGCCACATCGAGGCCGACCTGGGCGGCGCCGACTCCGTCATCCTCTACATGGAGACCGCCGACATCTGCCTGCCCAAGGCGGGCGCCTTCTGGGGAACGCCTCGCGTCTACAAGTGA